Proteins encoded in a region of the Apostichopus japonicus isolate 1M-3 chromosome 19, ASM3797524v1, whole genome shotgun sequence genome:
- the LOC139960026 gene encoding uncharacterized protein — MGVYNHIFRLIQCSVYLLGLVDIRIVGSSLGGNLRPGSCSSSCELVPQPSDDCGANRIDLAGYNIRYMPRFPNTSDVTDLNLSRNSLRSVPRNSLTNLTGLTILDLSHNQILLIHEEAFGENTSLKQIFLQNNSLAFIFMSIFDQFLPDLVLVDLHDNKDLCLLCNDQTPGCTQNCNLLGILKFNEELTENCKYKAQCKNHYFFKVKHCQGQPETPSCYLTTEMPTTSTTHEATTYRGRVTEWTSKGVAVSRISTVQPSSTIQSTGGEEVYDVTEGSTMLYLTSRTEELSTAGSPIADKHQLQNNESMDKATASKSITVTVVIPAASGYLNLICWSLGCTGIIFNILTLIIAPFFFWKVKVSFQVTKLTEY; from the coding sequence ATGGGAGTTTATAATCATATCTTTCGGCTCATCCAGTGTTCTGTCTACTTGCTTGGTTTAGTAGACATAAGGATAGTTGGTTCTTCATTGGGAGGAAACCTTCGTCCAGGGTCTTGCTCAAGCAGCTGTGAGTTGGTACCTCAACCATCGGACGACTGTGGCGCTAACCGGATCGACCTGGCGGGTTATAACATACGTTACATGCCACGGTTTCCCAACACCAGTGACGTGACAGATCTGAATCTGTCGCGAAACAGTCTGAGATCCGTTCCTCGCAACAGCCTGACTAATCTGACCGGACTGACCATCCTCGATCTGAGTCATAACCAGATCCTTCTCATACACGAAGAAGCCTTTGGTGAGAACACAAGCCTCAAACAAATCTTTCTGCAGAATAACAGCTTGGCCTTCATTTTCATGTCCATTTTTGATCAATTCTTACCAGATTTGGTGCTGGTTGATCTCCATGACAACAAGGATTTGTGCTTACTCTGTAATGATCAAACGCCGGGATGTACACAAAACTGTAACCTGCTTGGGATTTTGAAATTCAACGAAGAACTGACAGAAAATTGCAAGTACAAGGCACAATGCAAAAATCATTATTTCTTCAAAGTCAAGCATTGTCAAGGACAGCCTGAAACCCCAAGTTGTTATTTGACAACTGAAATgccaacaacatcaacaacacaTGAGGCAACAACATACCGTGGCAGGGTGACTGAATGGACCAGCAAGGGGGTTGCAGTATCTAGAATCAGTACCGTTCAACCAAGTAGCACCATACAGTCTACTGGTGGAGAGGAAGTGTATGATGTAACTGAGGGATCAACAATGCTGTATCTCACTTCACGGACAGAGGAACTTTCTACAGCAGGCAGTCCTATTGCTGACAAACACCAATTGCAGAATAACGAGTCAATGGATAAGGCTACAGCTAGCAAATCAATAACTGTCACCGTGGTGATCCCTGCTGCCAGTGGATACCTTAACCTTATCTGCTGGAGTTTGGGTTGCACTGGAATTATCTTCAATATCCTAACATTGATTATCGCTCCCTTTTTCTTTTGGAAGGTGAAAGTTTCGTTTCAAGTGACGAAACTCACTGAATATTAA